GGTCGTGCGGATCCGGATATACAATATCGGTCGGGTGAAACTGGTCAATAATGGAGGACAGATTTTTAACCACATTTTCCCCTGCGTACGGCGCCCCTTTTTCATAACTGAAATCGTAGGGAGACCGATCGCTGCCATTTCGCCCCCGATGGAGATGATCGCGGTCCCAATTCTCTTCCCATAGCCCATTCGTTCCACCGTCCGGATAACCCAAAAACAGAATATCTGATTGCTTGACCCCCAATCGGTTTAAAGCCGCAATCGACTCCGCTCGCCGCGCTTTCCCTAATCGTTGATAGTCAGCAGGTTTGGGTGATACGACCCCAAAATTTTCGATGACCGCTCGTTCATATCCGTCGCCGCATGTCATAATCACGACTTTGACCTGTTTCTTTTGGGCCAATGCTTTTTGAATCAGTGCTGCGCCGCCCAGTGTCTCATCATCGGGGTGCGGGGCCACAAACAGAATGCGATTTCCAAATTGCACCAACTGATTGTTCATTGCCCGGTTCGCAACCAAAAAATCAGCTAGGAAAGGCCGGTATAAAACCAGACCCAGAATCAGTACGACTGCCAACAGGGCAACCCAAACCGTTTTTTTGCGGATCTGGAACAAAGGAAATCCCCCCGCGTAGAAGAATATCAGTCTTTGCCCTAGGTTGCGCCATTGAAGATAAATTATGCCAGTACTGGCCCTTTCTCAACCGGCAGACGGATAAAAAATTGCGTTCCCTTTCCCTTCTTGCTAACCACCTTGATCTTGCCATGAAAAGATTCGATAATTCGGTAGGAAACCATCAACCCCAAACCGGTTCCGCTTCGTTTCATCGAATAACACGGAGTTCCCAAACGTTCAATCTCCTGTGGCGTCATGCCAATTCCCTGGTCTTTGATCTCAACGGTTGCAATTTCCTCCACCTGCTGCGTGAAGTCCACTTCCTCGACATGTTCTGCCTGCGGTTTCGCAAACGATAAATAGCCGCTAATAATCGATTGCGCACGGTCCAGTTCGAGGATCTTGTCTTTCTGAATACGGGCGCAAGTAAAATCGCACCGAGAGCTACTAGCGAGGTTACAATAAGCGCTGTCGGAATCCCGATTCCGCCCAAATACCAGCGGAAGCCAATTAATTTGGCAAATACGGCCAGCCTTTCCTTCCATCCGCAATATAAGAAAACGATAATTAAGCAGACGGTCCGCAAATCAAAATTAAAACCATTATCCAATTTTAACGGGAAAACCATGCACAAAACGATAGAAACTCCAAACAGAAGAACGGTCAGATAAGGGAGCGCTTTTTTCTGTTCTTCCGTTTCCTTATGTCCCAAAAAGAAATACATCTTTCCAATCGTCCATGCTTTTCCCGCGGCTTGCTGCAGTTCCTACACCACAACCTGTAAATGGTGCTTCAAAACGCGAAATTCCTTTGGAAGCGTTCCTCCGTATTCACCATCCAAATTGAGTTCCACCTTTTCCTTTGACGTTACTTTCAACCATTCGGTTTGAAAATAAAGAACTCTCTCGTTATGAACATGTTCTCCCCGGAGAGCTTGTGTAGCCAACCGGATCATATCAGGAATCGAAGCCTGCTTGACTACCATCACATCGAACAATCCGTCCGCCAAATTGGCGTCGGGAGCGATATTTTCAAATCCGCCAACCCGGTTTGAATTGCATATCAGACACAACATCGCTTTTCCGGAAAATCCGAAACTGGCCGCTTCAATCTCCAGATGAATGGCTCCCAATTGAGGGATTTTCTCCAATCCCTTCATGTAATAAGCCAACTGTCCGAGAGCCGTCTTCATCCGACTGGGAACCTCGTAGGTAATTTCCGTTATTCGGCCACATCCGGCAATATTAATGAAAAATCGGTCATTTACCTGCCCAACATCTAACGGTTTGTATTGCAAATCCGTAATTCGCCTGGCAGCTTCCTTCAGATCGCGAGGCAGCCCTAGTGCTCTGGACAGATCGTTGCTGGTGCCTGCAGGAAGAATCCCAAGTAAAGGCCGGACCTCAAACGGGGACAGTCCATTCACTACTTCGTTTACCGTTCCATCTCCCCCGGCAGCTATCACAAGATCATACGCTTCCTCTGCCGCCCTTTTGGCCGCCTCTACTGTATCATCCGAATTTTTTGTCATATGGCAGGTTGTCTCCAATCCTGCCGAATCGAAAATATCGAGAATTTCAGGCAATTGCTGCCGCATCATTTCTTTGCCGGACGATGGATTGTAGATCAGTCTGGCCCTTTGTTTGACCATGAGTACGCCCCTTCTTTATTCCGTTAGTAAAACTTGTCCTTCGCCATAAAATGTGGAATACCCCAAGCGAACTTGGGGTAAATCACTGCCGCAGAAGCATTGTTTTTATGACTGAATACGTTCCAGAATCAGCTTGTTCAGCAGTTGCGGATTTCCTTTCCCTTTCGTTGCTTTCATCGCCTGTCCGACGAGAGCTCCTAACGCTTTTTCTTTCCCCGCTTTGTAATCCGCAACCGATTGCGGATTGTTGGCAATAATTTCTTCCACAATCTTGACAAGTTCGCCTTCGTCGGAAATTTGCACCAGACCTTTGTCCTGGATGATCGTTTCCGGGTCGCCGCCTGTCGCAAACATCTCCTCGAAGACCGTTTTGGCGATCTTGCTGGAAATCGTTCCTTTGTCGATCAGGCTGATTAATTTGCCAAGACCGGCAGGAGTCACTTTCGTTTCGCCAATTTCCAACCCGGCTTCATTCAGATGCCCCATCAGTTCACCCATGATCCAGTTGGAAGCCGCTTTTGCGTTGTCCGTATGCTGCAGCGTCTGTTCAAAGAAATCGGATACAGCTTTTGATGATGTCAACACTTCCGCATCATAGGACGGCAATCCCAACTTTTCCATGTACCGGGTTTTTCGCTGATCGGGCAGCTCCGGAATGGCAGCTTTGATTTCACTGACCCATTCCTGACTAATGACCATTTTTACCAAATCGGGTTCCGGAAAATATCGATAGTCATGCGCCTCTTCCTTCGAGCGCATGACGATCGTTTCATTTCTCGCATCATCCCATCGCAAGGTCTGCTGCACAATCGTACCGCCCGAGCGGAGCACATCCGCCTGTCGTCCCTGTTCGTATTCAAGCGCCCGCTGAACATTGCGGAACGAGTTCATATTTTTCAATTCCGTTTTGGTTCCAAACTGTTTCTGACCAACCGGCCGCAATGAAATGTTCGCGTCACAGCGGAGCGATCCTTCTTCCATTTTGACGTCGGACACTTCACAATACTGCATGATCGCTTTCAGCTTCTCCAGATAGGCGCGCGCCTCTTCAGGCGTCCGGATATCCGGCTCGGAAACGATTTCGATCAACGGTACGCCCACCCGGTTATAGTCAACAAGTGAGTAACCGCCAGACGAATGAGTCAATTTTCCGGCATCCTCTTCCAGATGAACGCGCGTGATCCCAATCCGTTTCGTTTCCCCGTTTACCTCAATCTCAATCCAGCCATGTTCGCCAACCGGCTTGTCATACTGGGAAACCTGATAGGCTTTTGGCAGATCAGGGTAAAAATAGTTTTTGCGGTCAAACTTGCTTTCCTCCGCTATCTTACAGTTCAACGCAGCCGATGCCTTGATGGCAAATTCCAGGGCCTGCCGGTTCAATACAGGCAAAACGCCGGGATGTCCCAGACAGATCGGACACACATTTGTATTCGGCGGCGCACCGAAATGAGTCGGGCAGCCGCAAAAAATTTTGGATTGCGTTTTTAACTCTACATGCACTTCCAGTCCAATGACCGTTTCAAATTGTGTGGCCACCGCTTCTGTCATGCCTGTACACCCCCTGCAACAGACGGACGCAAATTCAGATTGGCCGTTTGTTCATACGCATGAGCGGTTTGCAGAATGGTGCTTTCTGCAAACGCTTTGCCGATAATTTGAAGTCCAACCGGCATTCCGTCCGCCAACCCGCATGGCACGGAAATACCCGGCAGGCCTGCCAGATTAACCGGTATGGTGTATATATCGTTTAGGTACATCGTCATCGGATCCTCCGTCTGCTCCCCAGCCTTAAACGCAACGGTGGGAGCGGTTGGGGATACGATTACATCGAATTTTTCAAATACCCGGTCAAAATCCTGTTTGATCAGCGTTCTTACTTTTTGTGCCCGCAAGTAGTACGCGTCATAATAGCCGGAAGAAAGCGCGTAGGTTCCCAACATAATACGGCGTTTGACTTCCGCGCCGAAACCTTTCGCCCGTGTCTGCTTGTACATATCGATCAAATCGTCTGCTTCGACGCGGACTCCATAACGAACTCCGTCATAGCGGGCCAAATTGGAAGATGCTTCGGCCGGCGCAAGCAGATAATAACAGGCCACCGCATATTTTGTATGCGGCAGGGTGACTTCTTCAACAACCGCTCCCTGCGATTCAAGCAGCCGAATCGCATCCAGCACCCGGTCCCGGACAGCCGGGTCCAACCCTTCCGCAAAATACTCTTTCGGCATGGCAATCCGCAGTCCCTTAATATCCCTGTTCAATGCAGCCGAATAATCGGGAATTTCCAGATTGGCGGATGTCGAATCCAACTCGTCATAACCGGCAATCGCCTGCAGAACGGCTGCCGTGTCTTCCACATTTCGCGCAAAAGGTCCAATCTGATCGAGCGAGGAAGCATACGCAACCAGACCGAAACGGGATACAAGACCGTACGTCGGCTTTAGACCGACCACACCGCAATAAGACGCCGGCTGCCGAATCGAACCTCCGGTATCAGAGCCAAGCGAGAACGGAACTTGACCAGCCGCTACAGCAGCAGCCGAGCCTCCCGACGAACCGCCTGGCACACGCTCCAGATTCCAAGGGTTGCGTGTGGGATAAAAAGCCGAATTTTCGTTGGAAGAGCCCATGGCAAACTCGTCCATATTCGTTTTCCCGACCATCACAAAATTCTGCTCCTGCAGTTTTGTTACTGCTGTTGCGGAATAAGGCGGTATATAATTGGCCAGAATCTGACTCGCACAGGTTGTTTTGATTCCTTCGGTACACATGTTGTCTTTAATGGCACCCGGAATTCCGTATAGTAGCGGAAGATTTCCGTCTGGCAAACGGTCCAATTTTTGCGCCTGATCAATTGCCTGTTCCGCTGTAACCGTCAGAAATGACTTGACTTGGCTGTCCGTCTGTTCAATTTTCTGCAGAGCTGCTTGCGTAAGTTCAGATGGCCGAATTTCTTTGCTTTTGATTTTTTTATGTAAACTTTGGATCGATTCATCCAAGATGCTCATCTTATCCCTCCATTACGGCAGGTACCCGGAACTGTCCTTCGTCCTCGTCGGGTGCATTCGATAGTGCCTGTTCGTTTGTCAACCATTGGCGGGTCCGGTCATCCCGCATTACGTTCTGTATCGGCAGCACGTGGCTGGTCGGTTCCACATTTTCGAGATCGAGCTTTTGCAATTCTTCCGCATGCTGCAGAATTTTGTTCAACTGTTCCGTGTATTGCTCCATCTCTTGATCGGTCAGCTTCAACCGCGCCAGATTGGCCACATGAGCGACATCTTTACTCGTTATAGACACGTATTCCACCTCCGCAATCACGTCCGAAATCATTTCCTGATTATAGCACAACCGATAAATGCTTACCAGTTGCGAAACTCGCGGCCAAAAATGGCCGAATTTGACCAATCAGCGCTCGCTGTGCTTCGAATCCGTTTAAATCTATATTTCATGCTAATGAATAGCGAGGGAAGGGGAATTTGGATGATTGAACATAAAGGGGAAGAAAATGATGATGGAATATCACATTTTTATACTTTCTAAGCTGTTGGAATAGCCCTCGCAGCAACTGTAGAGCTACGAGGGCTTTATGTTCATCGATTTGCCTTAATTGCTACTTCCGTTTTCATAAGGTTTGATTAATCCATACAACGTCTTGATTGTAGGAATTTCAATCCCGGCCTGCTTCGCAAGTCGGACCGCTGCTCCCTGCAGACTTTCCACTTCCAACGGGAGTCCTTTCCGAAAATCTTGATGCATCGAGGAAGTAGATCCTTCCGGCAGTTTAGAACACTGGTCCACACTTATATCAATAAATGACTCTGCAAGATTGACACCTTTGTGCCTCGCCAATTGCCACATCTCAACTAACGATTGACGGAACACCTCTTTCGTCGGTTCGCATTTCAACACCTTATCAATCGACAGACGGCTGGCGGTTGTGACACCTGAATAAGCGGTAATATAGCCATACTTGTTCCAAATGTCCGCTTGAATGTCTTCGCTTAGCACCAGCTTCATGTTGGCACCCTTCGCAGCGACCGTCAATTCTTCGCAGAAAGCCTGTTGCTCGGGCACCAGAGGACCAAACCGAACTTCATGTGCCAGATTTGTATGTAAAATACGCCCCTCCGCATCTAACGTCGATATAATATAGCAGAGTCCGCCAAGAATCTTACCTTTGCCGAATTCCTTTTCCAAAAGATCATAGTGTTCTACGCCGTTTAACAACGGCAACACATAAGCTCCCTTTTCCACCAAGGGACGCATTTGATCAATGGAACCGGGAATGTGATAATTCTTGACCCCGAGAATAATCAAATCACAACCTTCAATCTGATCTGTACGGGTTGCGATCTTCGGTACAAGCTGATCGTCTCCTCGCGGGCTTTGAATTACGAGTCCTGTTTGCTTCAATTGTTCCGCTCTTTTTTCCCTGACCAGATACGTAACATCTGCTCCTGCCTGCTGCAACCGGCCGCCGAAATACCCGCCAACCGCTCCTGCTCCGACTACTGTGATTTTCATTGGTAGTCACCTTCCTGTCTAATTTAGAGTAATTTTTTTAATTATCCCGAAATCCGGCGAAAAAGAAAAGAATTTTCAAAACATGACATTTCCCGGGAATTATCGACAAGGGGAAAGCGCCAAAAGCTCATAATATGCCTAAACCTTATCAGAAAGGCATCTGTTGTCAGAGAATGCAATAGTATACCGAATTATGCAAGCACTTCCGGGTACCAACCCGGCCGGTCTGTCATATGATGAATCAGCCTATTTTGCTTAAGAGGAAAGGGCGGATCAAATGAGCTCCGAAAGTGAATATTATCCGAAACGAGTACCGCCACAACAGCAACACAGACAACCTGGCATCGAATCCATCATGGTGCCAAGGCCGATTTTTGACGACCCAGGTTATCAGCCGAGTGGCAAATTACACAACAAGGTGGCACTTATCACAGGCGGCGACAGCGGCATTGGCCGGGCAGTGGCAGTCGCATTTGCAAAAGAGGGTGCCCATATTGCCATTTCGTACCTGGATGAACACACAGACGCACAGGAAACCTGGCATTACATCGAACGGTTGGGACGAAAATGTATTCTTTTGCCCGGGGATGTCGGTTATGAGAACGTATGTCAGCATGTTGTCAAAACCACAGTGGAGCAGTTCGGCAGAATCGACGTACTTGTCAACAATGCCGGCGAGCAACACGTGCGGGAAAGTATTTTGGAGCTTCCATCTGAACAGTGGGAGCGCACATTTCGAACCAACATTTTCTCCATGTTTTACTTAACCAAAGCGGCCGTCCCTTATATGAAAAAGGGCAGTTCCATCATTAACACTGCCTCGATTGTCGCCTACCAGGGATTCAAAACGATGATTGATTATTCGGCAACAAAGGGAGCTGTTGTGAGCTTTACACGCTCCTTGTCTCTTAATCTGATCGAACAGGGAATTCGGGTCAACGGTGTTGCGCCAGGCCCGATTTGGACCCCATTGATTCCTGCTTCCTTTACCTTGCAGCAAGTTGCGGAATTTGGCAGTGATACGCCGATGGACAGACCCGGTCAGCCAGTTGAATTGGCTCCCGCCTATGTGTATCTCGCTTCTGATGATTCTTCCTATATGTCTGGACAGATTTTGCACGTTAACGGCGGACAAATTGTAAACGGTTAAATCTAATCATATAGGAAAAAAGGCGGGTGCATGCTCACATGCATCCGTCTTTCTTTGATTTCTTTAATCAGTAGTGACTTCACCCGTCCAGGCCAGCATGCCGCCTTGTAAGTTATACAGCTTTTCAAAACCATGCTGTTTTAAAAGATTATAAGCCATTATACTGCGCCTGCCACTTCGACAAATTAACAAATATTCGTGATCCGGATTCAATTCGCCGATCCGCGACTCCAATTCGCCAAGCGGAATCAGCTTCGCTCCCGAAATATGCCCGCCCGCATATTCTTCCGGCTGACGAACGTCAATCAATTCCAGCTGCTTGTTTTTTTTTCAACAAGTTCAGTTCTTCTGGTCCATTTACATGTTTGTACACGGTTAAATCCTCCATTGAAACCCCTCCATAGCGCGATCCGGCAGTTTACTGCCGTGACGCGACTTGTGCCCTTTGGGTGCATAGCGAGACCTGGTGTGTCTATGCTTTTTTCATCATAACGATCCTGCCGATTTCTTGCAAATTCTGAAGGACAGTTACAGATGATTTACCCCAATTCGTTCGATATATGGCATAATAAGGTCAATCATATCTATTAAAATCCAATCAAAATAAGGAGTTTGCAAATGAGAAAAATTCTCTTGGTTACATTCTTATCCTTGCTGGCCGCCGGATGCTCAACCGCTTCCGAACCGGCCCATCAACATACAACTTCATCGGACGCTCTGCAAAACTCAAACATGGATGAAAGCAAAGGAGACATCTTTCAGAAAACTTCATCCGCCGATCATCTGCCATCTTTCGTCACGAACAAACCGCAAGCGATCCAGGACGCTTATAAGACGGCAGGCAAAAACATCAGCCTGCTGCAAAAAATGCCCTGCTATTGCGGATGCGGGGAAATTGGCCACAAAAGCAACGCAGATTGTTTCGTGCAGCAAACCACTTCTGACGGTATCGTCTGGAATTCACATGCCACAACCTGCAACACCTGCATGAACATTGCCCTGGACGCCGCCAAAATGCAATCGGAAGGAAAGTCCGAAATAGAAATCCGGGCTTACATTGATTCCACCTACAGTAAAACAGGCCAAAAACCGACACCCACACCGATGATTAACTAATTCACAAATTCTATCAAATAAGAGAAACGCCTGCTTGCCATAACGGGTTCACTTTTAAGGGTGCAATAGTATCGTTAAATTTCTTTGAAATGACAATATTATTTTTGCATCTCAAAAGTGAACCCGTAATGCCTGCCAGACGCTTCTTTCAATGGTTAACCGCTATTTATTTACCAATACAACGATGATCGATACGAGAGAGAAACAGATGCCTAACAAGTAAAGGAATGCGACCGTTTGAATCTGGGTCAATCCCGACTGCATCAACTGATGGAATGTATGCCCTTTGTCCGCCTTGTAAATCGGGCGATTTTCCTTCAGCCGCCGAATCGTAACATAAAAGAAATCGAAAATCGGAACGCCCAGAGCCAACACAGGTACCACCAAAGATACAAGCGTGGCCGCCTTAAACGCCCCTTCCACTGCAATGGCCGACAAGGTAAAACCGAGAAATGTCGCCCCCGAATCCCCCATAAAAATTTTCGCCGGATGGAAATTGTGACGCAGAAACGCAAGCGAAATGGCGATCAGCGTTACGGCGTACATGGCACTGGTTGGCTGCCCTTTCAACAGAGAAATGAACAGGAGTGTGGTCGCCGAAATGGCAGCGATTCCGCCAGCCAAACCGTCCACCCCGTCAAGAAAATTAAACATGTTCGTAATACCGACCACCCACAACACAGTAGCCAATACAGATACCCAATAAGTAAACTGATAATAGCCCAACCCACCGAATGGAATCGTAATTCCTTCAATGCGCACATCAAAGTATATCAAAATGGAGGCGGCTGCAATTTGTGCGATAAATTTTGGAAGAGCAGGAAAATCCTTGCCCCTCGTCTTCATGTAATCATCGATCAAACCGACCAGAAAAATAACCAGGGCCCCCAACATAAGCCCCACATATTCCGATGATCGTTCGCCCATAATCAGCGTGGTAACGAAGAAACCGACGAACATGGCGGCTCCGCCTAACAACGGAATCGGATCGGTGTGGATTTTCCGCTGGTTCGGAATGTCTACAAAACCGGTTTTTAACGCAATCTTCCTCATGACGGGAACTAAAGCGTAGACAACCAAAAAGGCAAGAGTAAATGTAAATAACTGTTGCATCGTAAGAAAAGCCTCCCACCTGCGAGTCTTACCTATTAGGATGTTCCGTTTGCGTGATTTCTTCCATGGGAAAATCTTTATCCGCAAGTCCCCCTCATTATATCAGACAACGGTAAACGAAAGGAATACATATTTAACAGTTCAAAATCATACGTTCTAATGACGGATGTTTTGTTTGATTCAGGAGGTGAGATTTTTGAGTCTGAACGCTATTCTTGCCGTGATTGCCTTACCCGTCGTATTCGTGCTGGGCAGATATTCTTCCCGTTACCGGTTTGTGCGGGTGCGTCCCCGTTATCGACAAAACGTCAAAGAATTTATCAGAGGCAAATAACCCTCATGCAGAAATAGTCGCACCGCAAGGTACGACTTTTTTTGTCAAACTCCCTACAAATAGGCCTCCAGTTTTTGCCGTTTCAATTCCTGGATGAGTTCCTTAATGTGCTGCGAACGATATTTCGAACAGACCAGCGTAATATCTTCCGTATCCACCACAATGATATCCTGGATGCCCAGCGTTGCAATCAGCTTGTCTCCCGCATTGTGAATAATGCAGTCATGCGTGTCCAGGTTGATGACATTGCCCTGAATCACATTATCAAACGGGTCCCGTTCCGAAATTTTGTCAAGCGCTCCCCAACTGCCCACATCGTTCCAGCCGAAATCGCAGGGAACCATGTAGATGTTGTCCGCTTTTTCCATCACTCCATAATCGATCGAAATGGCTGGCAAACGAGGATATACCTGTTCCAGCACCGCCTGCTCCATGCTGCTGTCCAGCACCGGTCGAATGATTTCCAGACCGTGATGAAGATCCGGGAGATACTGCTCAATCATTCTCCGGATAGTATTGGTATGCCATAGGAACATACCTGTATTCCAATACAAATTGGGCTTCGTAATAAACGTTTCGGCTGTCTCCCGGTTTGGTTTCTCATGAAACCGTTCCACCTTATACCCGTGCAAAATCCGGTCATACTCTGCCTCGGACACCTGCATATATCCATAACCGGTTTCCGGATAGCTGGGTTTGATGCCAAGCGTTACCACACCGCGAGATCGCTTCAGTACTTGACGGCCTTTCTGGATGCTCTCAATAAAAATTTCTTCGTCTTCCACATAATGATCGGCCGGTACCACCAGTAATTCACTATTCGGTTGCCGGTTTGAAATTTTAGCGGCTGCCAGCCCGATACAAGCGGATGTATCTCTTCCGACCGGCTCCAATATCAGATTTCCCACCGGCAATTCGGGCAATTGAAGCCGAACAATATCCCGGTAATTTACATGGCTCACAATATGAATATGGGAGAGCGGGACAAATTTACGCAACCGGTCCACCGTCATTTGCAGCATCGAGCGATTCCCCGCAATGGTCAAAAACTGTTTTGGCCACTGCATCCGGCTTAACGGCCAAAAACGTTCTCCTTTGCCCCCCGCCATTACAATTACGTTGAGTTGATTCATGCTTACGGCCCCCCGTAGTCGTTCATTGAATGAGCCGCTACCCCCGCCCGCTGTTTCCAGGTCCACAAGCTGTTAATCGCAAAATTCCAGCCGGTCATAAGCACGATTCCAATTGCGTTGGCTAACAGGGCGGGCAGGAGGAAACGGTCATGAAGCACATACAGTACGGTCAAATTGATGGCAATCCCAAACACCGATACGATCAGATATTTCAAGTAGCGAACCAACAAGAGATCCTGCTTGTCCCCCGGCCAGGTAAACGTATCGTTGAGAATAAAATTGGATGTCATCGCCACAAGAGCGGAAAAGAAACCGGACCAAACGACAGACCACCGCAACAGTTCGTAAAACACCGTAAAGGCTCCCATATTTACCGCGACCCCGGACAGTCCGACAAGCAGAAACAAAAGAAGCCTTCTGTCTTCCGGACTGGCGGCCACCAACCTTCCCACATGACGAATGTAATTCAATTGTTCCCGAAGACTCATTTTGGATTCATCCCGATGCCGCTCCTGGAATGCATATGGGATTTCCAACGCATTCTTATAATTCCCTTTCACCAGAATTTCAAGCAGGATTTTCCAGCCAATCGGATTCCATTTGATGCCTTCAATAACCTGTTTCCTCAGCATAAAAAAACCACTCATCGGATCGGTCACTTTCCGGACCCGGCGCAAAGCGGCCTGTCCAATGAGGCGGGCGCTTTTCGAAATGATTTTGCGGTGTAGGGCCAGTCCCCGGTCTTCTCCCCCCTGTAAAAATCGACTGGGAAGCACCAGATCGACTCCCTGCTGAATTTTCACCAACATTTCGGCCAGCAGTTCCGGCGGATGCTGCAAATCCGCATCCATAACCGCCAGCACGTCCCCTTTGGCCGCTTCAAATCCCCGTATAACGGCAGTCGCCAATCCCCGTTCAGACGCCCGATGAATATAGCGGAATTGCGGGTAACGGTTCGCCACCTCCTGCAAGATATCCGGTGTATCATCTGTACTGTCGTCAACAAAAATAACTTCATACTCTTCGCCGTGCAAAGCCCCCCGAATCCGGTCCGCCAGCAGCGGGATGTTCCCTTTTTCGTTGTACGTAGGTATGATGACGCTGATCATAGATGCCTCCTTCTCAACCACCGCGATGTGCAGTTTTTGACAGGAATTTCCGTATCGTTTAGTATGTTGACTGAAAAACGAGGTGAACACATGAGCCGCCGGGATGCTTGGATCTATTCGTTTATCCTGTTTCTTGTACATAAAGTCTCCGTGTTTGGAGCCAGTCTTTTCTTTGTCAGTCGATCGATGCCCTTTCATTCGATAAAGGAGTACTTGCAGTATGCCCTAATTCAAAATTTTGTACGATGGGATTCACTCTGGTATCTCCGGATTGCAACAGATGGATACGCCGAATTAAAACGGGCCGCATTTTTTCCGCTGTATCCCTATCTGATTCGCGGACTGCACTTTGCATTCGATATGCCGTACC
The sequence above is a segment of the Effusibacillus dendaii genome. Coding sequences within it:
- a CDS encoding ATP-binding protein, whose amino-acid sequence is MSGYLSFAKPQAEHVEEVDFTQQVEEIATVEIKDQGIGMTPQEIERLGTPCYSMKRSGTGLGLMVSYRIIESFHGKIKVVSKKGKGTQFFIRLPVEKGPVLA
- a CDS encoding LytS/YhcK type 5TM receptor domain-containing protein; this translates as MYFFLGHKETEEQKKALPYLTVLLFGVSIVLCMVFPLKLDNGFNFDLRTVCLIIVFLYCGWKERLAVFAKLIGFRWYLGGIGIPTALIVTSLVALGAILLAPVFRKTRSSNWTVRNRLLAAIYRLRNRRQNMSRKWTSRSRWRKLQPLRSKTRELA
- a CDS encoding diacylglycerol kinase, with translation MVKQRARLIYNPSSGKEMMRQQLPEILDIFDSAGLETTCHMTKNSDDTVEAAKRAAEEAYDLVIAAGGDGTVNEVVNGLSPFEVRPLLGILPAGTSNDLSRALGLPRDLKEAARRITDLQYKPLDVGQVNDRFFINIAGCGRITEITYEVPSRMKTALGQLAYYMKGLEKIPQLGAIHLEIEAASFGFSGKAMLCLICNSNRVGGFENIAPDANLADGLFDVMVVKQASIPDMIRLATQALRGEHVHNERVLYFQTEWLKVTSKEKVELNLDGEYGGTLPKEFRVLKHHLQVVV
- the gatB gene encoding Asp-tRNA(Asn)/Glu-tRNA(Gln) amidotransferase subunit GatB, which codes for MTEAVATQFETVIGLEVHVELKTQSKIFCGCPTHFGAPPNTNVCPICLGHPGVLPVLNRQALEFAIKASAALNCKIAEESKFDRKNYFYPDLPKAYQVSQYDKPVGEHGWIEIEVNGETKRIGITRVHLEEDAGKLTHSSGGYSLVDYNRVGVPLIEIVSEPDIRTPEEARAYLEKLKAIMQYCEVSDVKMEEGSLRCDANISLRPVGQKQFGTKTELKNMNSFRNVQRALEYEQGRQADVLRSGGTIVQQTLRWDDARNETIVMRSKEEAHDYRYFPEPDLVKMVISQEWVSEIKAAIPELPDQRKTRYMEKLGLPSYDAEVLTSSKAVSDFFEQTLQHTDNAKAASNWIMGELMGHLNEAGLEIGETKVTPAGLGKLISLIDKGTISSKIAKTVFEEMFATGGDPETIIQDKGLVQISDEGELVKIVEEIIANNPQSVADYKAGKEKALGALVGQAMKATKGKGNPQLLNKLILERIQS
- the gatA gene encoding Asp-tRNA(Asn)/Glu-tRNA(Gln) amidotransferase subunit GatA, with the protein product MSILDESIQSLHKKIKSKEIRPSELTQAALQKIEQTDSQVKSFLTVTAEQAIDQAQKLDRLPDGNLPLLYGIPGAIKDNMCTEGIKTTCASQILANYIPPYSATAVTKLQEQNFVMVGKTNMDEFAMGSSNENSAFYPTRNPWNLERVPGGSSGGSAAAVAAGQVPFSLGSDTGGSIRQPASYCGVVGLKPTYGLVSRFGLVAYASSLDQIGPFARNVEDTAAVLQAIAGYDELDSTSANLEIPDYSAALNRDIKGLRIAMPKEYFAEGLDPAVRDRVLDAIRLLESQGAVVEEVTLPHTKYAVACYYLLAPAEASSNLARYDGVRYGVRVEADDLIDMYKQTRAKGFGAEVKRRIMLGTYALSSGYYDAYYLRAQKVRTLIKQDFDRVFEKFDVIVSPTAPTVAFKAGEQTEDPMTMYLNDIYTIPVNLAGLPGISVPCGLADGMPVGLQIIGKAFAESTILQTAHAYEQTANLNLRPSVAGGVQA
- the gatC gene encoding Asp-tRNA(Asn)/Glu-tRNA(Gln) amidotransferase subunit GatC, which encodes MSITSKDVAHVANLARLKLTDQEMEQYTEQLNKILQHAEELQKLDLENVEPTSHVLPIQNVMRDDRTRQWLTNEQALSNAPDEDEGQFRVPAVMEG
- a CDS encoding ketopantoate reductase family protein, which gives rise to MKITVVGAGAVGGYFGGRLQQAGADVTYLVREKRAEQLKQTGLVIQSPRGDDQLVPKIATRTDQIEGCDLIILGVKNYHIPGSIDQMRPLVEKGAYVLPLLNGVEHYDLLEKEFGKGKILGGLCYIISTLDAEGRILHTNLAHEVRFGPLVPEQQAFCEELTVAAKGANMKLVLSEDIQADIWNKYGYITAYSGVTTASRLSIDKVLKCEPTKEVFRQSLVEMWQLARHKGVNLAESFIDISVDQCSKLPEGSTSSMHQDFRKGLPLEVESLQGAAVRLAKQAGIEIPTIKTLYGLIKPYENGSSN
- a CDS encoding SDR family oxidoreductase; this encodes MSSESEYYPKRVPPQQQHRQPGIESIMVPRPIFDDPGYQPSGKLHNKVALITGGDSGIGRAVAVAFAKEGAHIAISYLDEHTDAQETWHYIERLGRKCILLPGDVGYENVCQHVVKTTVEQFGRIDVLVNNAGEQHVRESILELPSEQWERTFRTNIFSMFYLTKAAVPYMKKGSSIINTASIVAYQGFKTMIDYSATKGAVVSFTRSLSLNLIEQGIRVNGVAPGPIWTPLIPASFTLQQVAEFGSDTPMDRPGQPVELAPAYVYLASDDSSYMSGQILHVNGGQIVNG
- a CDS encoding rhodanese-like domain-containing protein codes for the protein MIDVRQPEEYAGGHISGAKLIPLGELESRIGELNPDHEYLLICRSGRRSIMAYNLLKQHGFEKLYNLQGGMLAWTGEVTTD